In one window of Sandaracinaceae bacterium DNA:
- a CDS encoding serine/threonine-protein kinase translates to MGTDASTLRADERGARAQGDGAAETDHLPRRFGRYHLFDRIGRGGMADIYLARAHTELGGARRVVVKQILPELGGDPQFAKMLIDEAKLVAGLRHANVVQVLDLGREGDRLYITMEYVEGYDLNQLLRRLSKRRIPLPAEFALFVVREALAALDFAHRKKDDEGEPLGIVHRDVSPSNVLISFEGEVKLCDFGIAKALGGSVRAPDARDDDRDDDTESTGERSRVAGKAAYMSPEHARGEELDGRADVFAAGIVLWELCAGRRLYKGTEAEMLALAKRGEVPPLPDRGLPEQGELQAILDRALAPDPEARFPSAAEMLRALDDYAMKAKLFVSQIRFGSFLSDHFESDVVLLRRERERAAEALEAGPPVEIVALSSPEPTSPSGRPLAEETTKRLTASDAEPTSRAPMVLIGLAFAVVLVLLVVWAALR, encoded by the coding sequence TTGGGGACCGACGCGAGCACCCTGCGTGCGGATGAACGCGGGGCCCGGGCACAGGGGGACGGCGCGGCCGAGACGGACCACCTCCCGCGACGCTTCGGGCGCTATCACCTCTTCGATCGCATCGGTCGTGGGGGCATGGCGGACATCTACCTCGCGCGCGCCCACACCGAGCTCGGTGGCGCCCGCCGCGTGGTGGTCAAGCAGATCCTCCCCGAGCTCGGCGGGGATCCGCAGTTCGCCAAGATGCTCATCGACGAGGCCAAGCTCGTCGCCGGCCTGCGTCACGCCAACGTGGTGCAGGTCCTCGACCTCGGCCGTGAGGGCGACCGTCTCTACATCACGATGGAGTACGTCGAGGGCTACGACCTCAACCAGCTCCTCCGCCGCCTGAGCAAGCGCCGCATCCCGCTCCCGGCCGAGTTCGCCCTCTTCGTGGTCCGAGAGGCGCTCGCCGCCCTCGACTTCGCGCATCGGAAGAAGGACGACGAGGGCGAGCCGCTCGGCATCGTGCACCGCGACGTCTCCCCCTCGAACGTGCTGATCAGCTTCGAGGGCGAGGTGAAGCTCTGTGACTTCGGCATCGCCAAGGCGCTCGGGGGCTCCGTGCGCGCCCCCGACGCCCGAGACGACGACCGAGACGACGACACCGAGAGCACGGGGGAGCGCTCGCGCGTCGCGGGCAAGGCGGCGTACATGTCGCCGGAGCACGCGCGAGGCGAGGAGCTCGACGGTCGGGCCGACGTCTTCGCGGCCGGGATCGTCCTCTGGGAGCTCTGCGCGGGGCGTCGGCTCTACAAGGGGACCGAGGCCGAGATGCTGGCGCTCGCCAAGCGAGGCGAGGTGCCGCCGCTGCCCGACCGTGGTCTGCCCGAGCAGGGCGAGCTGCAGGCGATCCTGGACCGCGCGCTCGCCCCCGATCCCGAGGCTCGCTTCCCGAGCGCGGCCGAGATGCTCCGGGCGCTCGACGACTACGCGATGAAGGCCAAGCTCTTCGTCTCGCAGATCCGGTTCGGCAGCTTCCTCAGCGATCACTTCGAGTCGGACGTCGTGCTGCTCCGGCGCGAGCGCGAGCGCGCCGCGGAGGCGCTCGAGGCGGGGCCGCCGGTGGAGATCGTGGCGCTGAGCAGCCCGGAGCCGACGTCGCCGTCCGGGCGGCCGCTCGCCGAGGAGACGACGAAGCGACTCACCGCCTCGGACGCCGAGCCCACCTCCCGCGCGCCGATGGTGCTGATCGGGCTCGCCTTCGCGGTGGTGCTCGTCCTGCTGGTGGTCTGGGCCGCGCTCCGCTGA
- a CDS encoding DUF2520 domain-containing protein: MRVTIVGRGRVGRGLASAAKRADLDVKLVRGGTEGRVRGALVVLAVPDPVVADVAAKLEVRGALVHCSGSLGVEVLRGRAPSVGVMHPLVSFADPERPPSLRDATFVLDGDDEAVKRARKLARRLGARPVRAQVHGPAYHAAAALGANGAAALAAVAVRVLEAQGMTRRDAERAMGALLRTVGENVETVGVPTALSGPVIRGDAGTVRRHREALEALDPGARRAYDAVGPAILECAREAGLDPERAAEVARALTE; encoded by the coding sequence ATGCGAGTGACGATCGTCGGGCGGGGCCGCGTGGGCCGAGGGCTGGCGAGCGCCGCGAAGCGCGCCGACCTCGACGTGAAGCTCGTACGCGGAGGCACCGAGGGGCGCGTGCGCGGCGCGCTGGTCGTGCTGGCGGTGCCGGATCCGGTCGTGGCCGACGTGGCCGCGAAGCTCGAGGTGAGAGGCGCGCTCGTGCACTGCTCGGGGAGCCTCGGCGTGGAGGTCCTGCGAGGGCGCGCGCCCTCCGTCGGCGTGATGCACCCCCTCGTCTCCTTCGCGGACCCCGAGCGCCCACCGAGCCTGCGCGACGCGACCTTCGTCCTCGACGGGGACGACGAGGCCGTCAAGCGCGCAAGGAAACTGGCCCGCCGCCTCGGGGCCCGCCCGGTGCGCGCGCAGGTCCACGGCCCCGCCTATCACGCGGCCGCGGCGCTCGGGGCGAACGGCGCGGCCGCGCTCGCCGCGGTGGCGGTCCGCGTGCTCGAAGCGCAGGGAATGACCCGGCGGGACGCCGAGCGCGCGATGGGGGCCTTGCTCCGCACGGTGGGTGAGAACGTCGAGACGGTGGGCGTCCCGACCGCCCTGAGCGGGCCCGTGATCCGGGGTGACGCCGGCACGGTGCGGCGACATCGCGAGGCGCTCGAGGCCCTCGATCCGGGCGCGCGGCGCGCGTACGACGCGGTCGGCCCCGCCATCCTGGAGTGCGCACGCGAGGCTGGCCTCGACCCCGAGCGCGCGGCCGAGGTGGCGCGCGCCCTGACCGAGTGA
- the nadD gene encoding nicotinate (nicotinamide) nucleotide adenylyltransferase, with protein MTTLAVFGGSFDPPHVGHVLAAAWVLSTGEVDGLVVVPCGSHAFGKALTPFPHRLRMAELAFAPIRGAHVSDIEARRVGPSYTVDTLEALRTKQVKLRLVIGSDLVDEIPRWHEGHRVPSLAPPLVVGRGGHGDGSEDISMPAVSSTEVRRRLRAGESVEALVPRAVRRYVTRHGLYRGA; from the coding sequence ATGACCACGCTCGCCGTGTTCGGAGGCAGCTTCGATCCCCCGCACGTGGGGCACGTGCTCGCCGCCGCGTGGGTCCTCAGCACGGGGGAGGTCGACGGGCTCGTCGTCGTGCCTTGCGGCAGCCACGCCTTCGGCAAGGCGCTGACACCCTTCCCTCACCGCCTCCGCATGGCGGAGCTCGCCTTCGCGCCGATCCGCGGCGCCCACGTCAGCGACATCGAGGCGCGCCGCGTGGGCCCCAGCTACACCGTCGACACGCTCGAGGCGCTGCGAACAAAGCAAGTCAAACTGCGGCTGGTCATCGGATCGGATCTGGTCGACGAGATCCCGCGATGGCACGAGGGCCACCGCGTGCCTTCGCTCGCGCCGCCGCTCGTGGTGGGGCGCGGCGGGCACGGCGACGGGAGCGAGGACATCTCCATGCCCGCCGTCAGCAGCACCGAGGTGCGGCGCCGGCTGCGCGCGGGTGAGTCGGTGGAGGCGCTGGTTCCGCGCGCGGTGCGTCGCTACGTGACGCGCCATGGGCTCTACCGTGGCGCCTGA
- a CDS encoding serine/threonine-protein kinase — translation MRAIDATRFGGYTLVAKLGQGAMAEVFLALRVGQGGFQKLVVIKRMHAHLLDESGVREMFMDEARLAALLAHPNVVQTNEVGEVQGLPFMAMEYLEGQPLSLVLARCKELGEPVPAPLLARMVADSLEGLQHAHDLRDLEGNPLHVVHRDVSPHNLFVGYNGVTKVLDFGVAKAAMQVARTEHGAIKGKYAYLSPEQAEQRDVDGRSDVWGMGVVLWECLTGRRLFKRDTEVATLRAVTTDEIPSVRSVAIDAPEELAAVAERALRRDLSERYASAAEMRDDLETYLRGLSAATRHRDVGKHLHGMFEQAITHRREAISACVKGEMGDVSQAFALSGEGSFSYSATGTEALPSRANPWLMALVVLLALGLTGAVVWIASRDHTPAALASDASPSAPAVASAAPAAAEGADVEAAAPPAVEPTEADAPGGAPPEPDAESEQAEGADARAADAEEEPAEAEAEAVATAPRRSRRRRRPAQTQETAPAPRAEPGLLFLDTTPWTEVSLGGRSLGNTPLMRVELPAGRHVLLLRNAEQGIEERYTVEIQAGETLRRRVGLR, via the coding sequence GTGAGGGCGATCGACGCCACTCGCTTCGGTGGCTACACGCTGGTCGCCAAGCTGGGTCAGGGCGCGATGGCCGAGGTCTTCCTCGCCCTGCGGGTCGGCCAGGGCGGGTTCCAGAAGCTCGTCGTCATCAAGCGGATGCACGCCCATCTCCTGGACGAGAGCGGCGTGCGCGAGATGTTCATGGACGAGGCGCGCCTCGCCGCCCTGCTCGCCCACCCCAACGTCGTCCAGACGAACGAGGTCGGCGAGGTCCAGGGGCTGCCGTTCATGGCCATGGAGTACCTCGAGGGGCAGCCCCTCTCGCTGGTGCTGGCTCGCTGCAAGGAGCTGGGCGAGCCGGTCCCCGCCCCCCTGCTGGCCCGGATGGTGGCCGACTCGCTCGAGGGGCTGCAGCACGCGCACGACCTCCGCGACCTCGAGGGCAACCCCCTCCACGTGGTCCACCGCGACGTCTCGCCCCACAACCTCTTCGTCGGCTACAACGGCGTCACCAAGGTGCTCGACTTCGGCGTGGCGAAGGCCGCGATGCAGGTCGCGCGCACCGAGCACGGGGCCATCAAGGGCAAGTACGCGTACCTCTCGCCCGAGCAGGCCGAGCAGCGAGACGTGGACGGCCGCTCGGACGTGTGGGGCATGGGCGTCGTGCTCTGGGAGTGCCTCACGGGTCGACGGCTGTTCAAGCGAGACACCGAGGTGGCGACCCTGCGCGCGGTGACCACGGACGAGATTCCGTCCGTGCGCTCGGTCGCGATCGACGCCCCGGAGGAGCTCGCCGCGGTGGCCGAGCGCGCGCTGCGGCGTGACCTGTCCGAGCGCTACGCGAGCGCGGCCGAGATGCGGGACGATCTCGAGACCTATCTGCGCGGCCTGTCCGCGGCGACCCGTCACCGTGACGTGGGCAAGCACCTCCACGGCATGTTCGAGCAGGCGATCACCCATCGGCGCGAGGCCATCTCCGCGTGCGTCAAGGGCGAGATGGGAGACGTCTCGCAGGCCTTCGCGCTGTCGGGGGAGGGCTCCTTCTCGTACTCGGCCACCGGCACCGAGGCCCTGCCGTCGCGGGCGAACCCGTGGCTGATGGCGCTCGTCGTGCTGCTCGCGCTCGGGCTCACGGGCGCGGTGGTGTGGATCGCGTCGCGCGATCACACGCCCGCCGCGCTCGCGTCCGACGCCTCGCCGAGCGCGCCCGCGGTCGCCTCGGCGGCCCCCGCCGCCGCCGAGGGCGCAGACGTGGAGGCCGCCGCCCCGCCGGCCGTCGAGCCGACGGAGGCTGACGCGCCGGGAGGCGCGCCGCCGGAGCCGGACGCGGAGAGCGAACAGGCCGAAGGAGCAGACGCGCGCGCGGCGGACGCGGAGGAAGAGCCCGCCGAGGCGGAGGCGGAGGCCGTCGCCACCGCGCCGCGGAGGAGCCGCCGCCGGCGCCGGCCTGCGCAGACCCAGGAGACCGCTCCCGCGCCTCGCGCGGAGCCAGGGCTCCTCTTCCTCGACACGACGCCGTGGACCGAGGTCAGCCTCGGCGGTCGGTCGCTCGGGAACACCCCTCTGATGCGCGTCGAGCTGCCCGCAGGACGGCACGTCTTGTTGCTGCGCAACGCCGAGCAAGGGATCGAGGAGAGGTACACGGTGGAGATTCAGGCGGGCGAGACGCTGCGTCGGCGGGTGGGGCTTCGTTGA
- the holA gene encoding DNA polymerase III subunit delta, protein MAARGGSRHPEIQRLIAKVQKDGVAPPVALLLGPERFLVERAISLLRSVSLGDGPAGFNDDLFHGATSLSGQKVVSAARTLPMMAQARFVLVRSVEGMSNDELKPLAEYVAAPSESTCLVMTAEKLNASLSLAKAAAKAKATFAAQPLKGQAVRRFAVDEASRRGHSLTPKAAEALIEALGEDLAAVDDALERLSLYVGSGQRIDDGAVEACVSRIAADTIWQLVDSVAVRDTKNALHAAGSLLADREPPLRILAMVARQLRIVAKMREALAARLSDEEAARAAGAPPFKARQLRNAAKRFTARQLGAAFQTLAEADLALKGAKRGDALILEEAILELCTGRPRVRERIPRQVRTYR, encoded by the coding sequence ATGGCCGCCCGCGGGGGCTCTCGTCACCCCGAGATCCAGCGCCTGATCGCGAAGGTGCAGAAGGACGGCGTCGCCCCGCCGGTGGCGCTGCTGCTCGGGCCCGAGCGCTTCCTCGTGGAGCGCGCGATCTCGCTCCTGCGCTCGGTCTCGCTCGGCGACGGCCCCGCGGGCTTCAACGACGATCTCTTCCACGGCGCGACGTCGCTGAGCGGCCAGAAGGTCGTCAGCGCGGCGCGGACGCTGCCCATGATGGCGCAGGCGCGCTTCGTCCTCGTGCGATCCGTCGAGGGCATGTCCAACGACGAGCTGAAGCCGCTCGCCGAGTACGTCGCGGCGCCCAGCGAGTCGACGTGCCTGGTCATGACGGCGGAGAAGCTCAACGCCAGCCTCTCGCTGGCGAAGGCGGCGGCCAAGGCCAAGGCCACCTTCGCGGCGCAGCCCTTGAAGGGCCAGGCGGTCCGGCGCTTCGCGGTCGACGAGGCGAGCCGGCGCGGCCACAGCCTCACGCCCAAGGCGGCCGAGGCGCTCATCGAGGCGCTCGGCGAAGACCTCGCCGCGGTGGACGACGCGCTCGAGCGGCTGAGCCTCTACGTGGGCAGCGGCCAGCGGATCGACGACGGCGCGGTCGAAGCCTGCGTGAGCCGGATCGCGGCCGACACCATCTGGCAGCTGGTGGACAGCGTGGCGGTGCGGGACACCAAGAACGCGCTGCACGCCGCCGGCTCCCTGCTCGCCGATCGCGAGCCGCCGCTGCGGATCCTGGCCATGGTCGCGCGCCAGCTGCGGATCGTGGCCAAGATGCGCGAGGCGCTCGCGGCCCGGCTGAGCGACGAGGAGGCCGCTCGCGCCGCGGGCGCGCCGCCGTTCAAGGCCCGTCAGCTGCGCAACGCCGCCAAGCGCTTCACCGCGCGCCAGCTGGGCGCGGCGTTCCAGACCCTCGCGGAGGCCGACCTCGCGCTCAAGGGCGCCAAACGGGGCGACGCGCTCATCCTCGAGGAGGCGATCCTCGAGCTCTGCACGGGTCGGCCGCGGGTGCGCGAGCGCATCCCCCGTCAGGTCCGCACGTATCGCTGA
- a CDS encoding ABC transporter substrate-binding protein produces MFRSGLWSSSVMFVVACGAIGCDGGGGAVGTPENPVRIVFQSKWFPQAQFAGYYAAGGHADGASAGPMVPRDDGFTFYEQEGLDVVVLDGGGVNPSQAVATGEAHFGTDWIANMVREVEENDHQLRHIAQIFQRPGFEMVGLADSGVASFDDLPGTTLGVWDFGNEFPVQVCLRSHGITSDLDSDLPPGQEPDVTTVSYAFDPALVFPDDVTLASAMVYNELDQIVGLGHPLDTLVRLPTAEHGCGLLEDFIFTTQALLDDPDFEGTGITGREIAERFIRATLRGWRWVLEEGNREQATELVLALCGDTCDGSGSRQDPRVHQTWQLERVSELVQPGLLGEAEVTPGCLDRAAYDDTLRLLRDVGFVREGSGDDLLRPEVLEGAGVTCP; encoded by the coding sequence ATGTTCAGAAGCGGTTTGTGGTCGTCGTCGGTGATGTTCGTGGTCGCGTGCGGGGCGATCGGGTGTGACGGCGGCGGCGGGGCGGTCGGCACCCCGGAGAATCCGGTGCGGATCGTGTTCCAGTCCAAGTGGTTCCCGCAGGCCCAGTTCGCCGGATACTACGCGGCCGGAGGGCACGCGGACGGCGCCTCGGCCGGGCCGATGGTGCCCCGCGACGACGGCTTCACCTTCTACGAGCAGGAGGGCCTGGACGTCGTCGTGCTGGACGGCGGCGGCGTGAACCCGTCCCAGGCGGTCGCCACCGGCGAGGCTCACTTCGGCACCGACTGGATCGCCAACATGGTGCGCGAGGTCGAGGAGAACGATCATCAGCTGCGCCACATCGCCCAGATCTTCCAGCGCCCCGGCTTCGAGATGGTGGGCCTGGCCGACAGCGGCGTGGCGAGCTTCGACGACCTGCCCGGGACGACCCTCGGCGTGTGGGACTTCGGCAACGAGTTCCCGGTGCAGGTGTGTTTGCGAAGTCACGGCATCACGAGCGACCTCGACAGCGACCTGCCGCCCGGACAGGAGCCCGACGTCACGACCGTGTCGTACGCGTTCGACCCGGCCCTCGTGTTCCCCGACGACGTCACCTTGGCGAGCGCGATGGTCTACAACGAGCTCGACCAGATCGTCGGCCTCGGCCACCCGCTCGACACGCTCGTGCGGCTGCCCACGGCGGAGCACGGCTGCGGCCTCCTCGAGGACTTCATCTTCACGACCCAGGCGCTGCTCGACGACCCGGACTTCGAGGGCACGGGGATCACGGGCCGCGAGATCGCCGAGCGCTTCATCCGCGCCACCCTCCGCGGCTGGCGCTGGGTCCTCGAGGAGGGCAACCGCGAGCAGGCGACGGAGCTGGTGCTCGCGCTGTGCGGCGACACCTGCGACGGCTCCGGGTCGCGTCAGGATCCGCGCGTGCACCAGACGTGGCAGCTGGAGCGGGTGTCCGAGCTGGTCCAGCCAGGGCTCCTCGGCGAGGCCGAGGTCACGCCCGGCTGCCTGGACCGCGCCGCGTACGACGATACCCTGAGGCTGCTACGCGACGTCGGCTTCGTCCGGGAGGGCTCGGGGGACGATCTTCTCCGACCCGAGGTGCTCGAGGGGGCCGGTGTGACTTGTCCATGA
- the rpsT gene encoding 30S ribosomal protein S20, translating to MANHASAKKRIRQTHKRTERNKHVRTTVRTYVKRVRTAIDAEDKAAAQEALKVAISQIDAASSKGVYHAKTASRYISRLSRQVDAI from the coding sequence GTGGCCAATCACGCATCCGCCAAGAAGCGCATCCGTCAGACGCACAAGCGCACCGAGCGCAACAAGCACGTCCGCACCACCGTCCGCACCTACGTCAAGCGTGTCCGGACGGCGATCGACGCCGAGGACAAGGCCGCCGCGCAGGAGGCCCTCAAGGTCGCGATCTCGCAGATCGACGCCGCCTCCTCCAAGGGCGTCTACCACGCCAAGACGGCCTCGCGGTACATCAGCCGCCTGAGCCGCCAGGTCGACGCGATCTAG
- a CDS encoding ATP-dependent Clp protease ATP-binding subunit translates to MATITGTLSGLMANARRTALRRKQRPTTAYALLVMLRSDEETSRVLTQRGVREMDLISALKIANEEPTSAMEVAVERAARIAENVGDGVARPVHLLAAIVREPRTAGYRCLEAAGANPTRLRDDVGGVLGVEDDRSLTRAPGLAPARSRPTVPPVPRTRARREEPPKNRRKAPPPRKPEDDSIPETPLRPVARSGNGKPPETRAPRKRPSAARRPSITTTENEKPADIGPYDLDPGRFPLLCRLGRNLTAAAARGEIDPVIGRAHELDRLLDVLGRRRANNPVLVGPPGVGKTAIVEGLALRLVKDGSSCGRLADRVLIEISAGALVSGTGVRGALAEKLRLLQKEVDKAGNKVLLFLDEIHAIVGGEGPDDLANELKASLARGALPCIGATTDAEYRRHFEKDAALVRRFSRIDVGEPTPSEAVEILRGIVPKYELHHAVVYDPRALEAAVELTVRFVTEGFLPDKAIAALDLAAARVRRRGGSVVEPASVARVVAEQAHVPVDRLLMRDADRLLRLEEHLHARVVGQREPIGRIADALRKGAAGFRGARPLGTFLLLGPTGVGKTETAKAISDLLFPTSGVTRFDMSEFSEPHAVARLVGAPPGYVGHEEGGQLTEAVRRRPYQLILLDEIEKAHPEVLLALLPLLDEGRLTDGRGRTVDFTNTVIVMTSNLGASAAAGPARRVGFGAAPVETRHGERDRALMSARRALPPELWNRIDEPLYFAALGAEEIQAIALKLLEDVADVMRKEHRVALEIEPSCIDALVAAGGFDPELGARPMRRCIGRLVEAPLASAVLAGQVTSGSVLVLRGDGARVLLEPRPTADAAE, encoded by the coding sequence ATGGCCACGATCACCGGAACCCTCAGCGGCCTGATGGCCAACGCGCGGCGCACGGCGCTGCGACGAAAGCAGCGGCCGACCACGGCGTACGCGCTGCTCGTGATGTTGAGGTCCGACGAAGAGACGTCCCGCGTGCTGACCCAGCGCGGGGTTCGCGAGATGGACCTGATCAGCGCGCTGAAGATCGCGAACGAAGAGCCCACGAGCGCGATGGAGGTCGCCGTCGAGCGCGCGGCCCGCATCGCCGAGAACGTGGGCGACGGAGTCGCGCGGCCGGTGCACTTGCTCGCCGCCATCGTGCGGGAGCCGCGGACGGCCGGATATCGTTGCCTCGAGGCGGCGGGGGCGAACCCGACGCGCCTGCGCGATGACGTGGGCGGCGTGCTGGGGGTCGAGGACGATCGCTCGCTGACCCGTGCCCCGGGCCTGGCGCCGGCCCGCTCGCGGCCGACCGTCCCCCCCGTGCCGCGCACCCGGGCCCGCCGCGAGGAGCCTCCCAAGAACCGCCGCAAGGCGCCGCCGCCGCGCAAGCCCGAGGACGACAGCATCCCCGAGACCCCGCTGCGCCCCGTGGCGCGCAGCGGCAACGGCAAGCCGCCGGAGACGCGCGCCCCCCGCAAGCGGCCGAGCGCCGCGCGGCGCCCCTCGATCACGACCACCGAGAACGAGAAGCCGGCCGACATCGGCCCGTACGATCTCGATCCGGGGCGCTTCCCGCTCCTGTGCCGCCTCGGGCGCAACCTCACCGCGGCCGCCGCGCGCGGCGAGATCGATCCCGTCATCGGGCGCGCGCACGAGCTGGATCGGCTGCTCGACGTGCTCGGGCGTCGCCGCGCGAACAACCCCGTGCTCGTGGGCCCGCCCGGCGTCGGCAAGACCGCCATCGTCGAGGGGCTCGCGCTCCGCCTGGTCAAGGACGGCAGCAGCTGCGGTCGCCTCGCGGATCGCGTGCTGATCGAGATCTCCGCCGGCGCGCTCGTCAGCGGAACGGGCGTGCGCGGCGCGCTGGCCGAGAAGCTGCGTCTCCTCCAGAAGGAGGTCGACAAGGCGGGCAACAAGGTCCTGCTCTTCCTCGACGAGATCCACGCGATCGTCGGCGGCGAGGGCCCGGACGACCTGGCCAACGAGCTCAAGGCGTCGCTCGCGCGGGGCGCGCTGCCCTGCATCGGCGCGACGACCGACGCGGAGTACCGCCGTCACTTCGAGAAGGACGCGGCGCTCGTGCGGCGCTTCTCGCGCATCGACGTCGGGGAGCCCACGCCCAGCGAGGCGGTCGAGATCCTGCGCGGCATCGTGCCGAAGTACGAGCTGCACCACGCGGTCGTGTACGACCCCCGCGCCCTCGAGGCCGCGGTCGAGCTGACGGTCCGCTTCGTCACCGAGGGCTTCCTGCCCGACAAGGCGATCGCCGCGCTCGATCTGGCCGCCGCGCGCGTCCGGCGCCGCGGCGGCAGCGTGGTCGAGCCCGCCTCGGTCGCGCGCGTCGTGGCGGAGCAGGCGCACGTGCCGGTGGACCGGCTGCTCATGCGCGACGCCGATCGTCTGCTGCGCCTCGAGGAGCACCTGCACGCGCGGGTGGTCGGGCAGCGCGAGCCGATCGGGCGCATCGCCGACGCGCTCCGCAAGGGCGCGGCGGGCTTCCGTGGGGCGCGGCCGCTGGGCACGTTCCTCCTGCTCGGCCCGACCGGCGTGGGCAAGACGGAGACCGCCAAGGCGATCAGCGATCTGCTCTTCCCGACGAGCGGGGTGACCCGCTTCGACATGAGCGAGTTCAGCGAGCCCCACGCGGTCGCGCGCCTCGTCGGCGCCCCGCCCGGCTACGTCGGTCACGAGGAGGGCGGCCAGCTCACCGAGGCGGTCCGTCGACGCCCCTACCAGCTGATCCTGCTCGACGAGATCGAGAAGGCGCACCCCGAGGTGCTGCTCGCGCTGCTGCCGCTCCTCGACGAGGGGCGCCTCACGGACGGGCGCGGCCGCACCGTCGACTTCACCAACACGGTGATCGTCATGACGAGCAACCTCGGCGCGTCCGCCGCGGCGGGGCCCGCGCGACGGGTGGGCTTCGGCGCCGCGCCGGTGGAGACGCGTCACGGCGAGCGCGACCGCGCGCTGATGTCGGCGCGGCGCGCGCTGCCGCCCGAGCTGTGGAACCGCATCGACGAGCCGCTCTACTTCGCCGCCCTCGGCGCCGAGGAGATCCAGGCCATCGCGCTCAAGCTGCTCGAGGACGTGGCCGACGTGATGCGCAAGGAGCACCGGGTGGCTCTCGAGATCGAGCCGAGCTGCATCGACGCGCTGGTCGCGGCCGGGGGCTTCGACCCGGAGCTGGGCGCGCGGCCGATGCGGCGCTGCATCGGCAGGCTGGTCGAGGCGCCGCTCGCGAGCGCGGTGCTCGCGGGCCAGGTCACCAGCGGCTCGGTGCTGGTCCTCCGCGGCGACGGGGCGCGGGTGCTCCTCGAGCCGCGGCCCACCGCCGACGCGGCCGAGTGA